From Sulfuracidifex tepidarius, one genomic window encodes:
- the mcm gene encoding minichromosome maintenance protein MCM — protein MKYMEKQIDIGDSFIDFITSFTDRRGERKYVEKINKMIGYRNKSIEVDFNDVLSYSEDLANVMIVDAKHAIPLAERKLFDHIAEIDPDYQLEVNKVHVRLVNVPRSIQLRKIRSDDINKLISVEGILVRATPVKERVVRIWLQHIPPGCGEEFEWPADGEELQETIEMPAMCPKCGKPGQFKWIKEKSEIVDWQKVVIQEKPEEIPAGQLPRQLEAILEDDLVDSARPGDRIKMVGVLEIKEDSPIKRGIRSVFDFHMKVNSVEISQKVLDEVMISKEDEEKIKDLAKDPWIKERIISSISPSIYGHYEIKEAVALALFGGVPKVMQDGTRIRGDIHLLIIGDPGTAKSQTLQFAARVAPRSVYTTGKGSTAAGLTAAVVREKNTGDYYLEAGALVLADGGIAVIDEIDKMRDEDRVAIHEAMEQQTVSIAKAGIVAKLNARATIIAAGNPKLGRYISERSISDNINLQPTILSRFDLIFILIDKPSDNDKLLADYILNVHRGQGLEGFIDIDMLKKYIAYARKYVTPVVSDEAKELIQSFFVEMRKKSSESPDSPILITPRQLEALIRMSEAYAKMSLRNVVTRDDAERAINIMRIFLENVGLDVESGKMDIDTIMTGKPKSARDKMTAVLEIINDISSMEECAKLSKIEREAEKRSLDRDSVHKVVQDMKKSGLIYESKPDCYKTV, from the coding sequence GTGAAATATATGGAAAAACAGATTGACATAGGAGATTCGTTCATAGACTTCATAACGTCGTTCACAGACAGGAGGGGGGAAAGGAAATACGTTGAAAAGATAAATAAAATGATAGGTTACAGGAACAAGAGCATCGAAGTAGACTTCAACGATGTCCTGTCATATAGCGAAGACCTAGCAAATGTCATGATTGTAGACGCGAAACACGCAATTCCGTTAGCCGAGAGGAAGCTCTTCGACCACATAGCAGAAATTGACCCCGACTACCAACTTGAAGTAAATAAGGTGCATGTAAGGCTGGTTAATGTACCTAGGTCTATTCAGCTCAGGAAGATACGTAGTGATGACATCAACAAGCTGATTAGCGTTGAGGGGATACTGGTCAGAGCGACGCCAGTGAAAGAAAGGGTCGTTAGAATATGGCTTCAACACATACCTCCAGGATGTGGAGAGGAGTTCGAGTGGCCCGCTGACGGGGAAGAGTTGCAAGAGACCATTGAAATGCCCGCGATGTGTCCTAAGTGTGGCAAACCGGGTCAGTTTAAGTGGATCAAAGAGAAATCCGAAATAGTTGACTGGCAAAAAGTAGTAATTCAGGAAAAACCCGAGGAAATACCTGCAGGTCAATTGCCCAGGCAGTTAGAGGCAATCCTAGAGGACGACCTGGTGGACTCAGCGAGGCCAGGTGATAGGATAAAAATGGTAGGTGTGTTAGAAATAAAAGAAGACTCCCCCATTAAGAGGGGTATTAGGTCGGTTTTCGACTTTCATATGAAGGTAAACAGCGTTGAGATCTCACAGAAAGTTTTAGACGAAGTAATGATTTCGAAGGAGGACGAGGAGAAAATCAAGGATCTAGCGAAAGATCCGTGGATAAAGGAGAGAATAATTTCGTCCATATCCCCATCAATCTACGGGCATTATGAGATAAAGGAAGCCGTAGCATTAGCGTTGTTTGGAGGAGTCCCTAAGGTAATGCAGGACGGAACTAGGATAAGGGGAGACATACACCTTCTGATAATAGGCGACCCGGGTACCGCAAAGTCACAGACGTTACAGTTCGCAGCGAGGGTAGCCCCAAGGTCAGTATACACCACGGGGAAGGGGTCAACCGCAGCAGGTCTCACTGCAGCAGTGGTGAGGGAGAAGAACACCGGAGACTATTACCTTGAGGCGGGAGCCCTAGTTCTAGCTGACGGAGGGATAGCGGTCATAGACGAAATAGACAAGATGAGGGACGAGGACAGGGTAGCAATCCATGAGGCTATGGAACAACAGACTGTCTCAATAGCTAAGGCAGGCATAGTGGCCAAGTTAAATGCTAGGGCTACTATCATAGCTGCAGGCAACCCGAAGCTGGGGCGTTACATCTCGGAGAGGTCTATCTCCGATAATATAAACCTTCAACCCACTATACTTTCAAGGTTCGACTTGATATTCATTTTGATAGACAAGCCAAGCGATAACGATAAGCTACTCGCGGACTACATACTTAACGTACATAGAGGACAGGGGTTAGAGGGCTTCATAGATATAGACATGTTGAAAAAATATATAGCTTATGCAAGGAAGTACGTAACCCCTGTAGTCTCGGACGAAGCTAAGGAACTAATCCAAAGCTTCTTCGTGGAAATGAGAAAGAAGAGTAGCGAGAGTCCTGACTCTCCTATCCTGATAACACCGAGACAGCTGGAAGCCCTGATAAGGATGAGCGAAGCCTACGCTAAGATGTCGCTCAGAAACGTAGTCACCCGTGACGACGCAGAGAGGGCGATAAACATCATGAGAATATTCCTTGAGAACGTAGGTTTGGACGTGGAGTCGGGGAAGATGGACATAGACACGATTATGACCGGGAAACCGAAGAGTGCTAGGGACAAGATGACCGCAGTTTTGGAGATAATAAACGACATATCGTCCATGGAGGAATGCGCTAAGTTAAGCAAAATAGAGAGGGAAGCAGAAAAGCGTTCTTTAGATAGAGACAGCGTTCATAAGGTGGTCCAAGACATGAAGAAGAGCGGGCTAATTTATGAAAGCAAACCGGACTGTTACAAGACGGTGTAA
- a CDS encoding AbrB/MazE/SpoVT family DNA-binding domain-containing protein, with protein sequence MSTEEIVKVSRNYQITIPARIRQRVEVKEGDLVKIVYDESTNQLKLNILKVS encoded by the coding sequence ATGTCAACAGAAGAGATCGTAAAGGTATCAAGAAATTATCAAATTACTATACCAGCAAGGATAAGGCAAAGGGTGGAAGTGAAGGAAGGAGATCTAGTGAAGATAGTATACGACGAGAGCACCAACCAATTAAAGTTGAACATACTTAAGGTATCATAA